The following DNA comes from Flavisolibacter ginsenosidimutans.
CCGTGGTGCAAGCCCTGGCGGTAGAAGCATTGGGTAAAGAGAATGTGCACGTGTTGCTTATGCCTTCGCAGTTTTCTTCGGATCATTCAGTGAGCGATGCGGAGCAACTGAGCAAGAACCTCGGCAACCGTTACGACATCGTTGCCATCAAAAATATTTTCGACGCTTTCGAGTCTGACTTAAAACCCATTTTCGGCGACCTGCCTTTCGGCATTGCCGAAGAAAACATGCAAAGCCGCACCCGCGGAAATCTGCTGATGGCCGTAGCCAATAAGTTTGGTTATATTCTTTTGAATACATCTAACAAAAGCGAACTGGCAACGGGCTACGGAACGCTTTATGGCGACATGGCCGGCGGCTTGAGCGTATTGGGCGACTTGTACAAAACGCAAGTGTATGCGCTGGCACGTTTCATCAACCGCAAAACCGAAATCCTTCCCGAAAATATTTTAATTAAAGCACCTTCAGCAGAATTGCGGCCGGGGCAAAAAGATTCCGACAGCCTTCCGGAATACGACGTTCTTGACAGAGTTCTTTACAACTACATCGAGCTTCGGCAAGGCCCCAAGGAAATTATTGCACAAGGTTATGATGCAGCACTGGTGGCAAGAGTGTTAAAACTCGTGAACACGAACGAGTACAAACGCAACCAGTTTTGTCCCATCATTCGCGTGAGCAGCAAAGCCTTTGGCGTGGGGCGGCGATTGCCGATTGTAGCGAAGTATCTGTCCTAGTGTTTTAAGATAACAAGGATGGGATAGGTAGTGCCTCCCAAAACAGTATCGCGTGTGAGTGAAAACTGCGTGGCCGTTAAGGCATAAATTTTTGATTTGCCGTTAAGCAGTGCAAACACGTTATTGCTGATTTGAAGGTTGGCCTCATTATCGGCAAAGCTCCAGTTGAAGGTTGTTGTTTGCGCATCGGTTGTGTTGCATTTGGTTGTGCCTTCGTCTACGATGCCTGTATTGTCTTTCTTAAAACTAAGCTGGTTATCGGTGCGGCAAGACGGTACTAAAGTTGGCAACAGCGCCGAAAAAGAACCGCCCGCATCCACCACGCCGTCGCGGTTGGCGTCAACGCCACCGTCCGCATACGTCCACGCAGAAGAAGTAGCCAGTTCGGTTTTTGTAGGGATGTTGGGATTTATGACGTCAGTCTTGTGACAACCCAGTACGTTTAACATGAATATAGAGAGAACAAACGGCAAAAAGATTTTCATAATTATCGGGTTTGTGTTGGTGTAATTTTGAAAAGGGCAAACTATTTGATAACTGTTGAGCACTAAAATTTCCTATGGCTACTTCCGAGCAGATCAACCACCTGACGAACTTAATTAAAGACCGGCACAATTTAAAGCAAAAGCTCTTTTCCGAACTGGGCAAGATCATCATCGGGCAGGAGAAGATGCTGGAACAACTCACCATTGCTTTGCTTGCCAACGGCCACATTTTGCTCGAAGGCATTCCGGGCCTGGCAAAAACACTCGCCATTAAATCGCTGGCGCAGGCGATACAGGCAAAGTTCAGCCGCATTCAATTTACACCGGATCTCTTACCGGCCGACGTTATCGGCACCATGATTTACAACCAACAGCGCAACGAGTTTGTGGTGCGCAGAGGACCCATTTTCTCCAATTTTATTTTGGCCGATGAGATAAACCGTGCGCCGGCCAAAGTGCAAAGCGCTTTGCTGGAGGCGATGCAGGAACGGCAAATCACCATCGGCGATACAACCTATAAACTGGATGAACCTTTTCTGGTACTGGCTACGCAAAACCCCATTGAGCAAGAAGGCACGTACCCTTTGCCCGAAGCACAGGTTGACCGTTTTTTGTTGAAAGTGATTGTGAGCTATCCAAGCATGAAAGAAGAGCAGCTCATTGTCCGGCAGAACGTAGAAGGCATGACGCAGCCCACCATCAATCCTGTTTTATCAACGCACGAAATTCTGGAATCAAGAAAACTGGTGCGGCAGATTTATATGGACGAGAAAGTAGAGAACTACATTCTCGGCTTAACCTTCGCTACCCGCGAACCGGAGAAACACGGCCTTGAAAAATTAAAGCCCGTCATTTCCTACGGTGCTTCGCCGCGGGGCAGTATCAGCCTTGCTCTCGCATCAAAAGCACAAGCCTTTTTGAACGGTCGCGGTTACGTTACGCCTGATGATGTGCGCAGCATTGCACACAGTGTTTTGCGTCACCGTATTGGTTTAACCTACGAAGCCGAAGCGGAAAACATTACAACGGAGAATGTGATTGACCAATTGTTGCAGAAAGTGAGTACGCCGTAGAAGCGATGACGGATGGTGGATGGCAGATGACAGCGTTTTAATTCAATCAAACTATACTGTTATGAGAAATTATCAAACGCTTGATGTTTGGAAAACGAGCATGCAATTAGTGAAGGAGGTCTACTTGTTGACAAAGGATTATCCCAAAGAGGAACTGTTTGCTTTGACTTCGCAGACGAAACGAGCAGCCACCTCCATTCCAGCTAATATTGCCGAAGGAATGGGCCAGCAATATAAAAAGGACACTGTTCATTTTCTTCATATTGCATG
Coding sequences within:
- a CDS encoding AAA family ATPase, with protein sequence MATSEQINHLTNLIKDRHNLKQKLFSELGKIIIGQEKMLEQLTIALLANGHILLEGIPGLAKTLAIKSLAQAIQAKFSRIQFTPDLLPADVIGTMIYNQQRNEFVVRRGPIFSNFILADEINRAPAKVQSALLEAMQERQITIGDTTYKLDEPFLVLATQNPIEQEGTYPLPEAQVDRFLLKVIVSYPSMKEEQLIVRQNVEGMTQPTINPVLSTHEILESRKLVRQIYMDEKVENYILGLTFATREPEKHGLEKLKPVISYGASPRGSISLALASKAQAFLNGRGYVTPDDVRSIAHSVLRHRIGLTYEAEAENITTENVIDQLLQKVSTP
- a CDS encoding four helix bundle protein, producing MRNYQTLDVWKTSMQLVKEVYLLTKDYPKEELFALTSQTKRAATSIPANIAEGMGQQYKKDTVHFLHIA